GTAATGAACCCTTGTGTCGCCGCGGCGGAAACGCATGTGGCGTACGATCACATCGTGGGTATCCACCTGGAACGATTCGCCGGCTATGCACACACCATCGCCGGGAGCTGTCTGTCCGGCTATAGTGATGTAGGGGGCACGTACATAGAGAGGGGTCTTAAGATTGATCACTCCTGCGACGTTGAACACTACTATGCGTGCACCGCCTGTCTCGCAAGCCTCGCGGAACGAGCCGGGACCGCTGTCATTGAGGTTGGTCACTGTGATCACCTTGCCTCCGCGTCCGCCGGGGGTGTACATTCCGCCACCTTCGGCACCTGGGAATGCAGGGATGCTTGCCTTGAGAAGATCGTCCGGACGAGAAGCCCAGGGCACGTACGGACGGCCCTCACGAGCCTCCTTGTCAACGATGGGTTTGGCAACCGCCCATGCCGAGTCGGAGTGGGCGCGTGCGGTTGACATGAGTACGTCGTAGGTTTTTCTTGCGTCAGCGTTCAGCTGAGGATACTGCGCCATCATAGCAGTCGGAGCCATGAGCGACAGTGAGAAGAGAGCTGCTGTTAAAGCTTTTCTGCGGTTCATTGCATTAATGATTTGTTAGGGTTACATATTAAAGACTGATTCAGTATTGTCGGTTAGACTGACAATACCGAATCAGCCTAATAATTACAATATTCTATTATTCAGCAAGAGGATCGAAAGTGCCAGGTGCACCTGAATTTAGATCATCCCAACCTATGTTCTGTGGGAGTTCCCTGTTGTTCTCCATCGATTTTCCGAAACCAAGAATATAATATCTTGGAAGGAAGTTGATGTAAAGTTCGGTATGAGCACTGGTCAGACCATCACCTGGACGATCGTTGCGTTCAAGATATGTATCATAGAACGTGTTGAGAGCAGTGAAAGCTTGATTAAGCTTATTTGCATTACCCTCATTAAGATTGATGGCTGCGGGACGTTTCACATCGGCCAATGGATCTGGATTTATGCGTTCATTGCCCTTTACTACCCATTTGTCGGCACCAAGACCTCCGTTGTAGTCTGCCTTAACTCGGTATTCGATTCTTTCGCGGCGCGTACCATTAAGAGGTGTGAACCCGAGATAATCACAAGTGTTACCGCCCCAACCGGTAAGACGCCAGGAGGATGGAGCTCCGGCAGGGATATTGACACCGCCATCAAAAAGCATCCATCGGCGTAGATCATCGAAACGTTTGCCTTCAAACGCAAACTCTATCTGACGCTCGTAAAGGATAGCAGCCATACATTGAGCATCTGAGAGATTTGATTCAATACCACAGTTTTCTTTGTCGTTGTATACACGGCTTCTGATACGTTTCAATATTTCAATAGCATCGGCAGGATGACCTGACTGACATGCAGCTTCAGCAAGATTTAGAAGAACCTCAGCGAAGCGAATTTCCATATATGGAGCAGCAGAAAGACCAAAACCATTTTGATCAGTATTGAATACGTAACGAGCGGAACCCAACTCTGCATCATCGGAACGTTTACGAATATACATTCCTTTAGCTTTGTCAAGGAGGTCGTCAGTTCCATATGTCTTTCCATCAACAATATTATTTCGAGCCTCATCGGTAAGGTACCATACATAGCTCCAAAGATCGTAGTTGTTGCCTTGATAGGGAATGTTGTTGTTTGAGTTCATCGGATTGCCATCATAACGCCACCTAACCCCGGTAAAGGCAAATGTACGATAGAAACGAGGATCACGATTCATATAAGGGTGAGCCTTGTCATAGTCATAAGTACTTGATGCAGGAAGAGTCTTATAGGAATCATATGATGCCGGACGATGACCGTCTGCCATAGGGAAAAGAGCTACAATGTTGGAGGTTGGTGTTGAACTTGCACTTGCCAATGTATTGGCCGGTCTAATACTTCTTTCCCAGGGGTTATTGCGATGAAGGTCCGGTACACCGCCGGATGCCTTGTTATTGTAAAGGACAACAAATACTGCTTCTTTGTTAACCCCATCTTCAACAAACATTTTAGCCCAATTGGAAGCGTTGGTACCTGGATTGTTCTCATATGCAAGACCATATCCGCATGATTCTATAATCGGAAGATCTGCTTTCATGGTTTCATATGCATGTTGCCAACGCTCTTCTTTATTTTCTCGGTTAAATAAAGGACTTGCCCAAAGTAGGAGCACACGACCTTTGAGTGCAAGAGCTGTACCGGAAGTCACACGCCCATATTCGCCTGTGCTCCAGCCTCCTTTTGTGGTAAAAGGTTTTAGAAGTTCGGCAGAGTGGTCAAGATCTGAACATATGAATTCAATGCACTGCTTGGTTGTTGAGCGTGGTGTCACGGATGTTGCTAAAGGTGGCTGCACTTCGGTGATTATGGGTACACCGCCATACCATTTCACCAGAAGATAGTAGCACCATGCACGTAGGAAATATGCCTGACCGAGAAGTTCGTTCTTCTGTTCTTGAGAAAGAGTACTGTTGCTGATACCTTGTATGCAATCATTGATGTTTCTGATGCGTCCCCAAGCACTGGCTCTAATATTGCTTGCATCTCCCTGAAAGTAATCGGGAACGACATTACCGGAGATTGCAGACAGTTCTTTTTCAGGATTTACAAAAATTCCGAACCCATAATATTCTTCAGTGCATTTGGATAGATCGTCACTTTTACCGGTACTGGTGTATTGCCAACCGGGGTTGCCATTAACATCGGGGAGTGAGAGCATATAGCAATCAGCAAGACGACCGAGAGAACCTACATAGCTGTTGTATGCATTCACATCAGTCTGCTCGTAGTTCTTCTTTTCCTGCAAGAAGTCATCGCTACAGGAGGATAACGCTGCAGCTGAGAGTAGAACTAAGGATAAGTATTTTGATTTCATTATTTTTAGATTTTAGAAAGATAGATTAAGACCCAAAGTGATCTTGCGAAGAATTGGGTAGTTTCCATACGACATCATAGGATCTATGAAGTTGTCGGGATAAGGGTTATAGAGGCTAAGTAAGTTCTGACCGGTGACATTAAAACGGCAGCTTGATACACCAAGATGTTTGAGTATTGAAGCTGGTAGGCTATAAGCTAGGGTCAGACGACTGAGTGTGGCACGAGTGCCGCTTACACGCCAGAAAGAGGATGTAACAGAGTTTACATTAGAGTATGCAAGGTTTGGAAGATATGCATCTCGATTCTGGGCCATAATAAGATTTCCACTGTTATCATAGATGTCATTATAGACATACATATCATCAGGATTCCAGAATGATGGCATATTGGTATACTCAATTGATTTGCCTGGTTTAAGAGATTTGGACGGAATAAAGCTATAGCCACCCCAGTTTACATTCATTTGGGCGGTAAGTGAGAATGCCTTGTAGGTTGCCGTGAGGTTCATTGTTACATGATAAGGATTTGCTCTGTTTGACAGGCATACCTTATCATCACTTTCACTGATAATGCCGTCAGGACCTCCGTATGATCCGTCAGCATTCTGTTTGCTACGTATATCTTTGTAGATGAGCATACCAGGTCGAACTTTGTCTTTGGTCATACCCATATATGAAGTTATATTGTTTTTAGCAAAATATTCTTCGATATCCTGGAAACTGCGGAACATACCAAGACATTGCATGCCCCAGGTGCCCATATCGGTGCGGTGCCCCTTGTAGATCTGACGGTATGCTTCAGTTTTGGTATTCCAGTCCATGAGGATTACTTCATTATCGGAATATCCGGTGTTGATATTTACCTTGTAAGAGAAGTCTTTGCCGATTTTGTCTCGCCATGTGGCTGCAAGTTCTACACCCCAGCTGTTCATTTGTCCGTAGTTAACGTTAGCAGACTGTGTTCCTACAGTACCTGGGATTGATGCCCTGTAAGGCATTAGCATATCGCGTTCTCGGTTGTAGTATCCATCGATATTAAATGCAAGACGATTATGGAGCACATTGAAGTCGATACCGAGGTTTGACTTGTAGGATTTGTCCCAATGTGCGTCGCGGTTAACGGCTGCGTTGTTTTTATTGAGAGCGATGTGGCTACCTGCAGGATTATTGTTACCGATGCCGAAGATCGGACCCTTGTCGGCGTCAGTGCCGTAATTTTGCATCCACTGCCATGCCACAGTGTTGTCGCGACCCGTAAGACCATACGATGCTCGTATTTTAAGATAGTCGATCCATGTGACATTGTTGCGGAACCAGTTTTCCTGTGATATTACCCAACCGAGAGATACGGAGGGGAATGTACCCCAGTAGTTTTCCGGTGCAAATTTAGTGGATGAGTCTACACGCAGAAGGAATTCAAGAAGATATTTGTCAGCAAAAGCATAGTTGACACGACCGATATAGGAGAGTGTTCCCGATTCTGTCCGTTTGAATTCGGTGGACGGATCGTTGTTAGGTCCTACTGCATTTGACTGGTCTGTGCCGAACTCGTAAACATCGGTAACGCGACCGATAAGATATTCATACTCGGATTCTGATTTCTCAATTGCGAAAAGTGCTCCTAAGGAGTGATCACCGAACTGACGATTATAATTGATCTGAAGGTTCATCTGATAATTGTCGGTGCGACTCATTTGGCGTCGTAGATAGCCGTTTGTAGAGCCGTTGGCTATTGGCTGTCCATTATTGGCAAGGAGGAAATTGGCTTCAGACATGATACGATCAATCTCTTCTTGGTCGGTATTAGGAATCGGGGTGTAGAGGTGTGAACCGCTACCGAATCGCTCTGACATATAGTAGAGATTGTAATTGGAGCCTTTCTCGTTAGACTTACTGTTAGAGATATTCTTTCCATAAGTGAAACGAGCGTTGAGCCCTTTAAGTGCGGGGATGAAACCAAAGTCTACAGAAAGCGATGAGTTGATCTGTAGGTTATTGGTCATATTATTGGAGTAGTCACCAAGATCCTGAAGTACGGAGAAGTTGTAATCTTGCTGTTGGTCCTGACGAGAATTGGTGGGACCGTAGGGTGTGATGGGAAGACCATTGACGTATTCTGGGATGTATCTGGGATGAGTTAGAAGCATGTTATAGTCATCTGTTCCAGATCCGCCAACTTTGATAAGAGGAGAATTCTTTTTGCCGTAGTCTCCTGATACTTGCAAGCTTGCCTTTATCCATTTTTTGAGAGTCACATCAACACCTGCACGATAGTTCCAACGGTCATAATCAAGTTTACCGAGGTTACCGTCCTGTTTGAAGTAAGATATGCTTGCATAGTAGTTCGCTTTCTCTGTTGCACCACTTACACCTACATTGTGTTTCTGAGTCCATGCTGTTTTCCAGTTTGCATCAAGCAGGTCATAGTTGAGGTTACGCATGGCATCAAGTTCATCAGATTGAAAAAGATCAGTGCGAAGATCAAGACCGGTATTAGTGGGATCTGCAGCGGCCATTATATTGTAGAGACGACCATAATTATATGCATCGAGCATCTTGGGACGAGCTATCTCATCGGCAATACCTACAGATCCACTATAGGAGATAACAGGCTCGCCGATTTTGCCTCGTTTGGTAGTTACTAGGATCACACCATTGGCTGCACGCGCACCGTACACTGCTGCTGATGAATCCTTGAGGACAGATATACTTTCAATATCGTTGCTGTCAAGATTGTTGAATGCACTAGAGGTTGACACAAAGCCATCAATTACAAACAATGGTTCCTGTGCGCTACTACCCACGGCACTCATATCTTCGGCACCACGTATATACATTCTGGGGGATTCGCC
The sequence above is drawn from the Duncaniella freteri genome and encodes:
- a CDS encoding SusC/RagA family TonB-linked outer membrane protein, which encodes MKQYIAKLCFALLALFITLPALADDILYSATVMDANDEPLMGATVKVPDTPNITVTDLDGNFTIKVPKGGIVEISYIGFHTEIIKDFNIKTIILKEDSQALDEVVVVGYGTQKKAHLTGSISTVNMSDITDLSTGSLASSLSGLVNGLSVSGGEARPGESPRMYIRGAEDMSAVGSSAQEPLFVIDGFVSTSSAFNNLDSNDIESISVLKDSSAAVYGARAANGVILVTTKRGKIGEPVISYSGSVGIADEIARPKMLDAYNYGRLYNIMAAADPTNTGLDLRTDLFQSDELDAMRNLNYDLLDANWKTAWTQKHNVGVSGATEKANYYASISYFKQDGNLGKLDYDRWNYRAGVDVTLKKWIKASLQVSGDYGKKNSPLIKVGGSGTDDYNMLLTHPRYIPEYVNGLPITPYGPTNSRQDQQQDYNFSVLQDLGDYSNNMTNNLQINSSLSVDFGFIPALKGLNARFTYGKNISNSKSNEKGSNYNLYYMSERFGSGSHLYTPIPNTDQEEIDRIMSEANFLLANNGQPIANGSTNGYLRRQMSRTDNYQMNLQINYNRQFGDHSLGALFAIEKSESEYEYLIGRVTDVYEFGTDQSNAVGPNNDPSTEFKRTESGTLSYIGRVNYAFADKYLLEFLLRVDSSTKFAPENYWGTFPSVSLGWVISQENWFRNNVTWIDYLKIRASYGLTGRDNTVAWQWMQNYGTDADKGPIFGIGNNNPAGSHIALNKNNAAVNRDAHWDKSYKSNLGIDFNVLHNRLAFNIDGYYNRERDMLMPYRASIPGTVGTQSANVNYGQMNSWGVELAATWRDKIGKDFSYKVNINTGYSDNEVILMDWNTKTEAYRQIYKGHRTDMGTWGMQCLGMFRSFQDIEEYFAKNNITSYMGMTKDKVRPGMLIYKDIRSKQNADGSYGGPDGIISESDDKVCLSNRANPYHVTMNLTATYKAFSLTAQMNVNWGGYSFIPSKSLKPGKSIEYTNMPSFWNPDDMYVYNDIYDNSGNLIMAQNRDAYLPNLAYSNVNSVTSSFWRVSGTRATLSRLTLAYSLPASILKHLGVSSCRFNVTGQNLLSLYNPYPDNFIDPMMSYGNYPILRKITLGLNLSF
- a CDS encoding RagB/SusD family nutrient uptake outer membrane protein, with the translated sequence MKSKYLSLVLLSAAALSSCSDDFLQEKKNYEQTDVNAYNSYVGSLGRLADCYMLSLPDVNGNPGWQYTSTGKSDDLSKCTEEYYGFGIFVNPEKELSAISGNVVPDYFQGDASNIRASAWGRIRNINDCIQGISNSTLSQEQKNELLGQAYFLRAWCYYLLVKWYGGVPIITEVQPPLATSVTPRSTTKQCIEFICSDLDHSAELLKPFTTKGGWSTGEYGRVTSGTALALKGRVLLLWASPLFNRENKEERWQHAYETMKADLPIIESCGYGLAYENNPGTNASNWAKMFVEDGVNKEAVFVVLYNNKASGGVPDLHRNNPWERSIRPANTLASASSTPTSNIVALFPMADGHRPASYDSYKTLPASSTYDYDKAHPYMNRDPRFYRTFAFTGVRWRYDGNPMNSNNNIPYQGNNYDLWSYVWYLTDEARNNIVDGKTYGTDDLLDKAKGMYIRKRSDDAELGSARYVFNTDQNGFGLSAAPYMEIRFAEVLLNLAEAACQSGHPADAIEILKRIRSRVYNDKENCGIESNLSDAQCMAAILYERQIEFAFEGKRFDDLRRWMLFDGGVNIPAGAPSSWRLTGWGGNTCDYLGFTPLNGTRRERIEYRVKADYNGGLGADKWVVKGNERINPDPLADVKRPAAINLNEGNANKLNQAFTALNTFYDTYLERNDRPGDGLTSAHTELYINFLPRYYILGFGKSMENNRELPQNIGWDDLNSGAPGTFDPLAE